From a single Planctomicrobium piriforme genomic region:
- a CDS encoding helix-turn-helix domain-containing protein, whose protein sequence is MAKRADILERFGQRVRALRAEQGYSQEGFAAACQLDRTYIGGIERGERNLALRNIETIAQTLGITLSELMKGL, encoded by the coding sequence ATGGCCAAGCGAGCGGACATTCTGGAGCGATTTGGACAGCGGGTGCGGGCCCTGCGAGCCGAGCAGGGCTATTCCCAGGAGGGCTTCGCCGCAGCCTGTCAGCTCGACCGCACCTACATCGGCGGCATCGAACGGGGCGAACGGAACCTGGCACTCAGGAACATCGAGACCATCGCCCAGACCCTGGGAATCACCCTGTCCGAACTGATGAAAGGCCTGTAG